The following proteins are co-located in the Malus sylvestris chromosome 13, drMalSylv7.2, whole genome shotgun sequence genome:
- the LOC126595760 gene encoding tricalbin-3-like → MILQSVSASFDFSQPPSRPSHCPCGNFAHLSKTHFFVSLPWSKRRRKQLLIANFPRKSVRRKWGFSCCAVSPDAPGSSMSIELTNSARRGAKNLVIKRFSGELEADEFSQESPVQMGNNFTSFQEDPFVDKLRTQLGVIHPIPSPRINRNIAGLFVFFFFVGVAFDKLWTSRKKSKLGSDNGRLGAWPQVPTSFSLFLEKDLQRKESVEWVNMVLGKLWKVYRAGLENWLIGLLQPVIDNLKKPDYVERVEIKQFSLGDEPLSVRNVERRTSRRVNDLQYQIGLRYTGGARMLLMLSLKFSIIPIYVPVGVRDFDIDGELWVKLRLIPTSPWVGAVQWAFVSLPKIKFELSPFRLFNLMAIPVLSMFLTKLLTEDLPRLFVRPKKIVLDFQKGKAVGPVGVDFKSGDIQEGNKDFVGELSVTLVDARKLSYVFYGKTDPYVTLSLGDQIIRSKKNSQTTVIGPPGEPIWNQDFDILVANPKKQKLYIQVNDSLGFTDLTIGTGEVDLGSLQDTVPTDRIVVLQGGWGLFKKKSAGEILLRLTYKAYVEDEDDDKTQVASMDTDASDSDDELSDSVKDKLEPGNEADKESFMDVLAALIVSEEFQGIVASETGNAKLGDDISIAGSKISKLRRGRDTESVPANSNNNSEGSQGVSVETTLLWLSLVAGLSVLIAVNIGGSNIFNP, encoded by the exons ATGATTTTGCAGTCAGTATCGGCTAGCTTCGATTTCTCGCAGCCACCGTCTCGTCCTTCTCACTGCCCATGTGGAAATTTCGCCCACCTAAGTAAAACCCACTTCTTCGTCTCCCTCCCTTGGtctaaaagaagaagaaagcagcTGCTTATCGCCAATTTTCCTCGAAAAAGCGTGAGAAGAAAATGGGGTTTTAGTTGCTGTGCGGTTTCGCCAGATGCTCCGGGGTCTTCCATGAGCATAGAGCTTACGAATTCAGCGAGACGGGGTGCAAAAAACTTGGTGATAAAGCGTTTCTCCGGTGAATTGGAAGCCGATGAATTTTCCCAAGAGTCGCCGGTTCAAATGGGGAACAATTTCACCAGCTTTCAGGAGGACCCTTTTGTGGATAAGCTCAGAACTCAGCTGGGAGTGATACATCCCATTCCATCGCCTCGAATAAACCGAAACATTGCGGGGTTGTTTGTGTTCTTCTTCTTTGTGGGCGTTGCGTTTGATAAATTGTGGACTTCAAGGAAGAAGAGCAAGCTGGGGAGTGACAATGGCCGCCTCGGGGCATGGCCGCAAGTGCCCACGAGCTTTTCGCTGTTTCTGGAGAAGGATTTGCAGAGGAAGGAGTCGGTGGAGTGGGTGAACATGGTGTTGGGGAAGCTGTGGAAGGTTTATCGAGCCGGCCTTGAGAATTGGCTCATTGGGTTGCTGCAGCCGGTCATTGATAATTTGAAGAAGCCTGACTATGTTGAGAGAGTTGAAATCAAGCAGTTTTCTTTAGGGGACGAGCCGTTGTCTGTTAGGAATGTCGAGCGGAGGACGTCCCGCCGCGTTAATGATCTGCA GTACCAAATAGGTCTACGTTATACAGGTGGTGCTCGTATGCTGTTAATGCTCTCACTAAAATTTAGCATTATTCCCATTTACGTGCCAGTTGGTGTTCGAGATTTTGATATTGATGGGGAACTTTGGGTCAAGTTACGGCTAATACCTACATCGCCTTGGGTGGGAGCCGTTCAATGGGCTTTTGTTTCACTTCCCAAGATCAAATTTGAGTTGTCGCCGTTCCGCCTGTTCAATTTGATGG CAATTCCTGTTCTCTCAAT gtttttgacaaaacttctCACCGAGGATTTACCTAGATTATTTGTACGCCCAAAAAAGATTGTCTTGGATTTCCAGAAAGGAAAAGCAGTTGGCCCTGTCGGAGTTGATTTCAAGTCAGGGGACATACAAGAAGGAAACAAGGATTTTGTTGGAGAATTATCAGTGACCCTTGTAGATGCTCGGAAGCTTTCCTATGTTTTCTATG gCAAAACAGATCCCTATGTTACACTAAGCCTGGGAGATCAAATTATACGCAGTAAAAAAAACAGTCAAACTACTGTTATTGGACCTCCTGGTGAGCCGATCTGGAATCAG GATTTTGATATACTTGTGGCGAACCCtaagaaacaaaaattatacATCCAAGTCAATGATTCTCTTGGATTCACAGACTTAACTATTGGTACAGGAGAG GTTGATCTGGGATCTCTCCAAGACACTGTACCAACGGACAGGATTGTGGTACTGCAAGGAGGTTGGGGCCTGTTTAAAAAGAAGTCTGCGGGTGAAATACTACTTCGATTGACATATAAGGCATATGTTGAGGATGAAGATGATGACAAAACTCAGGTGGCTTCTATGGATACTGATGCTTCAGATTCAGATGATGAGTTGTCTGACTCTGTGAAGGATAAACTTGAGCCTGGAAATGAGGCAGACAAAGAGTCCTTCATGGACGTTCTAGCAGCTTTAATTGTGAGCGAAGAATTTCAAGGGATAGTGGCATCCGAAACAGGAAACGCCAAACTTGGGGATGATATCTCAATTGCAGggtcaaaaatttcaaaattgcgGCGTGGACGTGATACTGAATCTGTGCCTGCAAATTCCAATAATAATTCGGAAGGCTCTCAAG GAGTATCCGTGGAAACCACCTTACTTTGGCTTTCTTTAGTTGCTGGCTTATCAGTGCTAATTGCAGTCAACATTGGTGGCTCAAACATTTTCAATCCTTGA